From a single Paenibacillus sp. FSL R5-0345 genomic region:
- a CDS encoding LTA synthase family protein yields MLVKSYFAWYFLFEDGPTWTTWLKEIPFVLLVFCLIEWFATKRKIAIYMLVNVLITTLFFSLIVYHNHFGIIATSQVLDQVKQVGAVKKSIFSVLRPQYMLIFVDIIVISLVMFRKQKALDWKKAMSRKSNRKAVAILFCISIIICAMNIFPNRASMNETVKAEQMGILNYEAYSLLANQEEEQIDVSKITQAAIDETKGIQASTDPVLFGAAKGKNLIILQMESFQNFLINLKIDGVEITPNMNKLAASSYYFPRFYQQVGQGNTSDAEFIVNTSFYVPPDGPATQMYAPKELPSLPKLLQAQGYDTATFHTNEVDFWNRGELYSALGFNRYYDKEYYGEEDTVFYGASDEVLYEKTAAELARMDQNDQPFYSHVISMSAHNPFSIPEDKYKMPLPERFEGTLVGDYIRAQNYADYALGLFIDELKQNGVWDNSLIALYGDHRGLPIFSLKEDDHVLLQEILGHEYTERELINIPFILSATGITTPSVKEQLGGQVDILPTVSNLLGVSLADHIHFGQDLLNQSTYNLLPQRYYLPTGSFVNNEELFLSGSGFEDGQHYTLSGDGNHTQQTTEDEFERALKLLHLSDSYVTQLPDRVIEEK; encoded by the coding sequence ATGCTGGTTAAAAGTTATTTTGCTTGGTATTTTTTATTCGAAGATGGGCCTACTTGGACCACATGGCTTAAAGAAATCCCTTTTGTGCTTCTAGTCTTTTGCTTGATTGAATGGTTCGCAACAAAACGGAAAATTGCCATTTACATGCTGGTCAATGTGTTGATCACTACACTATTTTTCTCACTCATTGTATATCATAATCATTTTGGCATCATTGCTACTTCGCAAGTATTAGATCAAGTCAAACAAGTTGGAGCTGTTAAGAAAAGTATTTTTTCGGTTCTGCGTCCGCAATATATGCTTATTTTCGTAGATATCATTGTCATTAGCTTGGTCATGTTTAGAAAACAAAAGGCACTTGATTGGAAAAAAGCCATGTCGCGTAAAAGTAACCGGAAAGCGGTTGCGATCTTATTCTGTATTTCCATCATCATTTGCGCAATGAATATTTTCCCTAACCGGGCCAGTATGAACGAAACTGTAAAAGCAGAGCAGATGGGCATTCTCAATTATGAAGCTTACTCTCTGTTAGCCAATCAAGAGGAAGAGCAAATCGACGTCTCTAAGATTACACAAGCAGCAATTGACGAAACTAAAGGAATTCAAGCTTCCACTGATCCAGTTTTATTTGGAGCCGCCAAAGGAAAGAACCTGATCATTCTGCAGATGGAATCTTTCCAGAACTTCTTAATCAATCTTAAGATTGACGGGGTAGAAATCACACCGAATATGAACAAGCTTGCGGCTAGCAGCTACTACTTTCCACGTTTCTACCAGCAGGTAGGACAAGGAAATACTTCTGACGCCGAATTCATTGTAAATACTTCTTTCTATGTTCCACCTGATGGTCCAGCCACTCAAATGTATGCACCAAAAGAACTTCCAAGCTTGCCTAAGTTACTTCAAGCGCAAGGTTATGATACGGCAACCTTTCATACGAATGAAGTCGATTTTTGGAACCGTGGAGAGCTTTATAGTGCCTTAGGATTTAATCGATATTACGATAAGGAATACTATGGTGAAGAGGACACGGTATTTTACGGAGCATCTGATGAAGTATTGTATGAGAAAACTGCTGCAGAGCTAGCAAGGATGGATCAGAATGATCAGCCTTTCTACTCTCATGTCATTTCAATGTCAGCGCATAATCCATTCTCAATCCCTGAGGATAAATACAAAATGCCCCTACCAGAACGGTTCGAAGGAACGTTAGTCGGAGATTATATTCGTGCTCAGAATTATGCTGACTATGCGCTTGGACTTTTTATTGACGAACTCAAACAAAATGGGGTTTGGGATAACAGCTTGATTGCATTGTACGGAGATCACCGCGGACTTCCTATCTTCTCTTTGAAAGAGGATGATCACGTCCTACTACAGGAGATCCTGGGTCATGAATATACAGAACGCGAATTAATTAATATTCCATTTATCCTATCTGCGACAGGAATTACAACGCCAAGTGTAAAAGAACAGCTAGGCGGACAAGTGGATATTTTGCCTACTGTATCTAATTTATTGGGTGTATCTCTAGCGGATCATATTCATTTTGGTCAAGATTTACTAAATCAATCGACTTACAACCTACTACCTCAGCGATATTATTTGCCAACAGGCTCTTTCGTAAATAATGAAGAGCTCTTCCTATCTGGCAGTGGCTTCGAGGACGGTCAGCATTATACCTTATCTGGGGATGGTAACCACACGCAACAAACTACAGAGGATGAGTTCGAACGTGCTTTAAAGCTTCTCCATCTGTCAGATAGTTATGTGACACAGTTACCGGATAGAGTAATTGAGGAAAAATAA
- a CDS encoding sigma-70 family RNA polymerase sigma factor, which translates to MDVARWVKKAKKGNKEALLHLIMSEKDVYYRLAFSYMRNTHDAMDAMEEMIVTLYEKIDQLKKEEAFYSWSKTILVNVCKQLLHKRGKQVLLEDWSTVDDRDLDQAVSSDPFRRSEQQMDIETLLLQVNEHQREAIQLKYFHDLDYQTIADLTKVSIGTVKSRIYHGIQTLRNHFGGDVNE; encoded by the coding sequence ATGGATGTTGCACGTTGGGTGAAAAAAGCCAAAAAGGGGAATAAAGAAGCGTTGCTCCACTTAATAATGTCTGAAAAAGACGTTTATTATAGGCTAGCGTTCAGCTATATGAGGAATACACATGATGCCATGGATGCCATGGAAGAAATGATCGTCACACTGTACGAAAAGATCGATCAACTAAAGAAAGAAGAAGCTTTTTATAGCTGGAGTAAGACGATTTTGGTGAATGTGTGTAAACAACTACTTCATAAGCGCGGGAAACAGGTGCTTTTAGAGGATTGGAGTACCGTTGACGATAGGGATTTAGACCAAGCTGTGAGTAGTGATCCATTTCGCAGAAGTGAGCAGCAAATGGATATTGAGACCTTGTTGCTACAAGTAAATGAGCATCAAAGAGAAGCGATTCAATTAAAGTATTTTCATGATCTCGATTATCAAACGATAGCTGACCTTACAAAGGTCTCGATAGGAACTGTTAAATCAAGAATTTACCATGGAATACAAACGCTCAGAAATCATTTCGGAGGTGATGTTAATGAATAA
- the rbsB gene encoding ribose ABC transporter substrate-binding protein RbsB, which yields MKKLTLIFTSLLLILMTGCSLEPPEWAKPSSGGGPGNMKIGLSISTLNNPFFVSVKDGVLAEAKKLGMEVLVIDAQNDSAKQSNDIEDLMQKGVNALLINPVDSSAISTVVQTANSLSIPVITLDRSADKGDIKALVASDNVKGGSMAAEYIVEQLGKGAKVIELEGSPGASATRERGKGFHEIADTELDVIAKQTADFDRTKGLTVMENLLQGNPDVQAVFAHNDEMALGAIEAIQSSGKNIPVIGFDGNEDALKSIEAGKLTGTVAQQPALIGQLAIQAAKDVLDGKTVEQLIAAPLKLVVKE from the coding sequence ATGAAAAAGCTCACATTAATTTTTACTTCCTTACTATTGATTCTTATGACGGGTTGTTCCTTAGAGCCTCCAGAGTGGGCTAAGCCTAGCAGCGGTGGGGGTCCGGGGAATATGAAGATTGGATTATCCATATCTACCCTGAATAATCCGTTCTTTGTATCCGTTAAAGATGGAGTTTTGGCAGAAGCTAAGAAGTTAGGCATGGAAGTTCTCGTTATCGATGCGCAGAATGATTCGGCCAAGCAAAGTAATGACATTGAAGATTTAATGCAAAAAGGTGTAAATGCGCTGTTAATCAATCCAGTTGACTCTTCAGCGATCTCGACGGTTGTTCAAACGGCGAACAGTTTAAGTATTCCAGTCATTACGTTGGACCGTTCTGCAGATAAGGGAGATATAAAAGCCCTTGTTGCCTCTGATAATGTAAAAGGTGGATCAATGGCGGCAGAATATATTGTTGAGCAGCTTGGAAAAGGTGCAAAGGTTATTGAGCTTGAGGGATCACCAGGAGCTTCAGCCACTCGTGAACGTGGGAAAGGATTCCATGAAATCGCCGACACTGAGCTTGATGTGATTGCGAAGCAAACCGCAGACTTTGACCGTACGAAAGGGTTGACTGTTATGGAGAACCTGCTCCAAGGAAACCCAGATGTACAAGCGGTCTTCGCTCATAATGATGAAATGGCTCTGGGAGCTATTGAAGCGATTCAAAGTTCAGGTAAGAATATCCCTGTCATTGGTTTTGATGGTAATGAAGATGCACTCAAATCCATAGAGGCGGGTAAACTGACAGGTACTGTTGCTCAACAGCCTGCATTAATTGGACAGTTAGCGATTCAAGCAGCGAAAGATGTGTTAGATGGCAAGACGGTTGAACAACTGATAGCCGCACCTCTTAAACTGGTTGTAAAAGAATAA
- a CDS encoding class I SAM-dependent DNA methyltransferase — translation MDYKGSSVYDNADFFYNYLLRRNRADSPNNIIEKPVIYDLMGDVFGKKVLDLGCGDAKFGYELLEQGCNFYEGVEGSSNMAKAAKELLNTSKSEIHHATMESWNYPKEKYDLVISRLAIHYLQDLEPIFDSIRSALIPNGQFIFSVQHPVLTSSMKSATTSERKSDWIVDNYFEMGKRMEPWIGESVVKYHRTFEEYFQSLKNVGFKIEDIRECTPNPQFFDSEGEYMRRMRIPLFLVFKCIK, via the coding sequence TTGGATTACAAAGGGTCATCGGTGTATGACAATGCGGATTTTTTCTATAACTATTTATTGAGAAGAAACAGAGCGGATAGCCCAAATAACATTATTGAAAAGCCGGTTATATATGATCTAATGGGCGATGTATTTGGGAAAAAGGTGCTCGATTTAGGATGCGGGGATGCTAAGTTCGGATATGAGTTGCTTGAGCAGGGATGTAACTTTTACGAAGGTGTGGAAGGTTCAAGTAATATGGCGAAAGCGGCAAAAGAATTGTTAAATACATCTAAAAGTGAGATTCATCATGCTACTATGGAGAGTTGGAATTACCCAAAAGAGAAATATGATTTGGTAATCTCTCGGTTAGCTATTCATTATTTACAAGACCTAGAACCAATCTTTGATAGTATCCGTAGTGCGCTTATCCCTAATGGTCAGTTTATTTTTAGTGTACAGCATCCGGTTCTAACATCATCCATGAAAAGTGCAACAACTTCAGAAAGAAAGTCGGACTGGATCGTCGATAATTATTTTGAAATGGGTAAGAGAATGGAGCCTTGGATTGGAGAAAGTGTAGTTAAGTACCATAGAACTTTTGAAGAGTATTTTCAGTCACTGAAAAATGTAGGATTTAAAATAGAGGATATTAGAGAATGTACACCAAATCCTCAGTTTTTTGATAGTGAAGGCGAGTATATGAGAAGGATGAGAATCCCACTTTTTCTCGTGTTTAAATGTATAAAATAG
- a CDS encoding ABC transporter permease subunit produces MTTIKDESVKKGFQIGQITQKLGPLLGLIILIIIVTVLNPSFMEPLNILNLLRQVAINALIAFGMTFVILTGGIDLSVGSILALSSAFTANLMLSGWDPILAIIVGCLAGGLMGMVNGLMITKGRMAPFIATLATMTIFRGLTLVYTDGNPITGLGDSMTFQLFGRGYLLGIPVPAITMIIVFAVLWIVLHKTPFGRKTYAIGGNEKASIISGIKVDRIKIMIYSLTGMLSALAGAILTSRLNSAQPTAGTSYELDAIAAVVLGGTSLTGGRGRIVGTLIGALIIGILNNGLNLLGVSSFYQMVVKGIVIAIAVLIDRKKAV; encoded by the coding sequence ATGACTACTATCAAAGATGAGAGTGTAAAGAAAGGTTTCCAAATCGGGCAAATCACACAGAAATTAGGGCCATTACTAGGGCTAATCATTCTAATAATTATCGTAACCGTGTTGAACCCAAGCTTTATGGAACCTCTTAATATACTGAACTTGCTTAGACAAGTCGCAATTAATGCGCTTATCGCTTTTGGGATGACCTTTGTTATTCTAACGGGTGGCATTGATTTATCAGTAGGTTCTATTCTAGCCTTATCCAGTGCTTTCACAGCCAACTTGATGTTGTCAGGCTGGGATCCGATCTTAGCTATTATTGTGGGCTGTTTAGCGGGTGGACTGATGGGGATGGTCAACGGTCTAATGATTACGAAAGGCAGAATGGCACCCTTTATCGCTACGTTGGCGACCATGACTATTTTCCGCGGGCTAACGCTTGTATACACAGACGGTAATCCGATCACTGGTCTAGGTGACAGCATGACGTTTCAATTGTTTGGCCGTGGATATTTACTAGGAATACCTGTACCTGCTATCACGATGATTATCGTATTCGCTGTCCTGTGGATTGTACTTCATAAAACGCCATTTGGCCGTAAAACGTATGCCATTGGGGGGAATGAGAAAGCATCCATTATTTCAGGGATTAAAGTAGACCGCATCAAAATAATGATCTATTCCTTAACCGGTATGTTATCCGCATTGGCAGGGGCTATCTTGACCTCTAGATTGAACTCAGCACAACCAACAGCAGGAACATCCTATGAGTTAGATGCGATTGCGGCTGTAGTATTAGGGGGGACGAGCTTAACGGGTGGTCGTGGACGTATTGTTGGTACATTGATTGGTGCCCTTATTATCGGGATTCTGAACAATGGCTTGAACTTGCTCGGCGTATCATCATTTTACCAAATGGTAGTTAAAGGGATCGTTATTGCGATTGCTGTGCTCATAGACCGTAAGAAAGCCGTATAA
- a CDS encoding chorismate mutase, whose amino-acid sequence MKRMPYIRPTEHYDQQIIEIDEQICALIKQRKECSDNNPGFPPFEYISDWAGKFELYEDFLKSVFGTLFNEEHFKPMVEPTDFRKHVAVLQSIEADEFFYTLTSIRQYSNASVITLSMDWDITSELYANKPNHFELYIDKSYDCRMTNGGSSSGHAAYNYVVSPPLPDDISGITLVFKEFSVPIKKDGTGTEIVFKLE is encoded by the coding sequence ATGAAACGAATGCCATATATACGCCCCACTGAGCATTATGATCAACAAATTATTGAGATCGATGAGCAGATTTGTGCATTGATAAAACAACGTAAAGAATGCTCAGATAATAATCCAGGATTCCCACCATTTGAGTATATTTCTGATTGGGCGGGCAAGTTTGAACTTTACGAGGATTTTTTGAAATCGGTATTTGGGACATTATTTAATGAAGAACATTTTAAGCCGATGGTTGAGCCAACTGATTTTAGAAAACATGTTGCTGTTCTACAATCTATTGAGGCAGATGAGTTCTTCTATACACTGACCTCTATACGACAATACAGTAATGCAAGTGTTATCACGCTTAGTATGGATTGGGATATTACCTCTGAATTATATGCTAATAAACCTAACCACTTTGAGTTATATATAGATAAATCGTATGATTGTCGAATGACGAATGGTGGAAGTTCATCAGGACATGCAGCCTATAACTACGTAGTATCTCCACCTCTCCCAGATGATATCTCCGGTATTACATTAGTGTTTAAGGAATTTAGTGTACCCATAAAGAAGGATGGGACAGGCACTGAGATTGTTTTTAAGCTAGAGTAA
- a CDS encoding serine hydrolase: MKKKTRKLSVIALLLSTAVFTACSVPVSNNATSSKGSFNGKEIEAFVDPIFAQKMKEYNVNGSNFVVVKDGKVLVNKGYGYADKEKKILVDKNTVFQIASVSKTFTALAALQLVEQGKMDLDHDINAYLGGMKVPNDTETPLTLRSMLSYTTGFDYPDKANFVAPEYVDQDIPMKKFMTEHMPTVVRTPGEAYTYDNFAFLLTGYAIENVSGTPFYKYMENHVFKPLGMNSTSARFTPELLNRMATHYGPDGKPHPTYGHAPTDGPQGSILSTGEDMAKYLTLFQQQGNVYGKQIISKETTKMMQTYSVFANELLPMTTIGGFEGYRNDLMNGHHVVLKGGNMPGHQSLIVLLPEENTAFYMSYNNDTMMSLDIYESLMDHYFPEKKAPETPTYLPLDASDAAKYTGTYLNTRFYFLKSNFTYADGNLIMETGTSGTHTLRMINPLLFEDELGNKLAFKKDHKDQIEYFYYTNPNSPDFVSDARKVHTKPAFADVSEDNAYKSYIYNLYSLDVISAKSGNHFEPQGTMTQGEFMDALILAHGWYGFPHLIEGNKELTKKGIPSIDRNAVITRQEAAVMIQNLKQTKQASEITLKGDTDSWATNSIIALVSQGIVDPDTKVNDDGSVNFRSKQPLLRQEASALLDLAFGYYTLPIKH, encoded by the coding sequence ATGAAGAAAAAGACACGCAAGCTCAGCGTCATCGCACTATTATTATCAACAGCAGTATTTACAGCATGTTCAGTACCAGTCTCCAACAACGCAACAAGTTCGAAAGGATCTTTTAATGGAAAAGAAATCGAAGCTTTCGTAGACCCTATATTTGCTCAAAAAATGAAAGAATACAACGTGAACGGATCCAATTTTGTAGTGGTTAAAGACGGAAAGGTGCTCGTGAATAAAGGGTACGGATATGCGGACAAAGAAAAGAAAATTCTTGTCGATAAGAATACCGTCTTTCAGATCGCATCCGTGTCGAAGACATTTACTGCTTTAGCAGCTTTGCAGCTAGTGGAACAAGGAAAGATGGATCTTGATCACGATATCAATGCGTATCTTGGAGGAATGAAAGTACCTAATGATACGGAAACTCCGTTAACCTTAAGAAGTATGTTGTCATACACTACGGGCTTTGATTACCCGGATAAAGCTAACTTTGTTGCACCGGAATATGTAGATCAAGACATCCCCATGAAAAAGTTTATGACGGAGCATATGCCGACGGTCGTTCGGACGCCTGGTGAAGCGTATACCTATGATAATTTTGCCTTTTTACTTACGGGCTATGCGATTGAGAACGTAAGTGGTACCCCGTTTTATAAGTATATGGAGAACCATGTGTTCAAACCGTTAGGAATGAATTCTACTAGTGCACGTTTTACCCCAGAACTATTAAATAGAATGGCCACACATTATGGTCCAGATGGCAAACCACATCCAACATATGGGCATGCTCCTACTGATGGGCCACAGGGCAGCATCCTTTCAACTGGTGAAGATATGGCTAAGTATTTAACTCTTTTTCAACAACAAGGTAATGTGTATGGAAAGCAAATCATTAGTAAAGAAACCACAAAGATGATGCAAACGTACTCCGTTTTTGCGAATGAATTGCTTCCGATGACAACGATTGGTGGATTTGAAGGGTATCGTAATGATCTGATGAATGGTCATCATGTGGTTCTCAAAGGTGGAAATATGCCTGGTCATCAATCCCTAATCGTATTATTACCAGAGGAGAATACCGCTTTCTACATGTCCTATAACAATGACACGATGATGAGTTTAGATATCTATGAATCCTTGATGGATCACTATTTTCCTGAAAAGAAAGCTCCAGAGACACCAACGTATCTCCCATTGGATGCATCTGATGCCGCTAAATATACTGGAACTTATTTAAATACGAGATTCTATTTCTTGAAATCGAACTTCACCTATGCTGATGGTAATCTGATTATGGAAACTGGAACTAGCGGTACACATACGTTACGAATGATTAATCCGTTATTGTTCGAAGATGAATTAGGTAACAAATTGGCCTTTAAAAAAGATCATAAAGATCAGATCGAATACTTTTATTATACGAATCCTAATAGCCCAGATTTTGTTTCAGATGCTCGTAAGGTTCACACGAAGCCAGCATTTGCTGATGTATCTGAGGACAACGCTTATAAATCTTACATCTACAACCTGTATTCGCTTGATGTGATAAGTGCTAAATCTGGCAACCATTTCGAACCACAGGGAACCATGACACAAGGTGAGTTTATGGATGCTTTAATTCTTGCTCATGGATGGTACGGGTTTCCTCATTTAATTGAGGGGAATAAAGAATTAACGAAAAAAGGTATTCCTAGTATTGATCGTAATGCTGTCATCACAAGACAAGAAGCGGCCGTTATGATCCAAAATCTAAAACAAACTAAGCAAGCTTCAGAAATTACGCTTAAAGGTGATACAGACTCATGGGCCACTAATTCGATCATAGCATTAGTGTCACAAGGCATTGTAGATCCTGATACAAAAGTGAATGATGATGGGTCTGTCAATTTCCGATCGAAACAGCCTTTACTTCGTCAAGAAGCGAGTGCATTACTTGATCTTGCTTTTGGATACTATACGTTGCCAATCAAACACTAA
- a CDS encoding DUF4179 domain-containing protein yields the protein MNNIEQRLADEKTRIASITAPEELEMRLRKALNSAPAKRTKRIAPIWKVAAVVVLVTVISGQNYNAFAYYGKQLFGFDELLQGTTLQQLNEKGMGQNINKKTMLVDGTELTINGIMADANQFIMYYTLTNPNGLEDMSVDAFRPSKISGFLTDSNVVSGTSLINEEHTEIKGTMSFDSVNPFSKKLTLHFWQQLEVNGQMSEGTVTFPYNPNEAMQAQIKQSINKKVKVDKGTITFKSITATPTMTVIKGKLDVENFDRVNLALHGIQLIVNGAPVEILGSGSQSSLGGRNFDIRFDTLPKELHSMQIIVKDFAGYQKLDEKYVLQTSISDKPLKLGDKELWLKDVSKTSQGIEITIASDEDVMLDGVSIETNNESTPLKTTINRKEIKQADGKLMKERTLLFDTQTEPESLLIEGMHYLKAYNKEIKIPVK from the coding sequence ATGAATAACATCGAGCAACGATTAGCTGATGAGAAGACGCGCATAGCGTCCATTACCGCACCTGAAGAATTAGAAATGAGATTAAGAAAGGCATTGAATTCGGCTCCCGCAAAAAGAACGAAAAGAATAGCGCCGATTTGGAAGGTCGCGGCGGTTGTTGTATTAGTGACAGTGATTTCTGGACAGAACTACAATGCTTTTGCTTATTATGGGAAGCAGCTTTTTGGTTTTGATGAATTGCTTCAAGGCACAACGTTACAACAGCTAAATGAAAAAGGGATGGGGCAAAACATCAACAAAAAGACAATGTTAGTAGATGGGACGGAGCTTACCATTAACGGAATTATGGCGGACGCCAATCAATTCATTATGTATTACACGTTAACTAACCCAAATGGATTAGAGGATATGTCAGTTGACGCTTTTAGACCTTCTAAGATAAGTGGTTTTTTAACTGATTCTAACGTAGTAAGTGGGACCTCATTAATCAATGAAGAACATACGGAGATTAAAGGAACGATGTCGTTTGACAGCGTAAATCCATTTTCGAAAAAATTAACACTACACTTTTGGCAGCAGCTAGAAGTGAACGGTCAGATGAGCGAAGGGACTGTTACGTTTCCTTATAACCCGAACGAGGCCATGCAAGCTCAGATTAAACAATCGATCAACAAGAAGGTTAAAGTGGACAAAGGTACGATTACGTTTAAATCGATAACAGCTACACCAACGATGACTGTAATTAAAGGGAAGCTGGATGTCGAGAATTTTGATCGGGTGAATTTAGCATTACATGGGATACAATTAATTGTGAATGGAGCGCCTGTAGAGATCTTGGGGAGTGGCAGTCAATCATCTTTAGGTGGAAGAAACTTTGATATTCGCTTCGATACGTTGCCGAAAGAGCTGCATTCCATGCAGATAATCGTTAAAGATTTTGCTGGATATCAGAAGCTGGACGAAAAGTATGTCCTCCAGACTTCCATAAGTGACAAGCCATTAAAGCTGGGTGATAAAGAACTATGGTTAAAGGATGTATCCAAAACCTCTCAAGGCATTGAAATAACGATTGCTTCTGATGAGGATGTAATGCTGGACGGAGTATCTATAGAAACGAACAACGAGAGTACGCCTTTAAAAACAACAATCAATCGAAAAGAGATCAAGCAAGCGGACGGTAAACTAATGAAAGAACGAACTTTATTATTTGATACACAAACGGAGCCTGAATCACTTCTTATAGAAGGAATGCACTACTTAAAGGCATACAATAAAGAGATTAAGATACCTGTAAAGTGA
- a CDS encoding sugar ABC transporter ATP-binding protein: MHITMKDIHKSFGANRVLTGVDFELKDGEVHALMGENGAGKSTLMNILIGLHQRDQGTIRIDDQEKYFTNPKEAEQYGIAFIHQELNVWPDMTVLDNLFIGKERTSKFGLLNRKEMKALANEQFAKLSVTIPLNQEAGECSVGEKQMIEIAKALMTHAKVIVMDEPTAALTEREIQKLFEVIASLKKEGVSIVYISHRMEEIFTICDRITVMRDGKTVDTKPIPETNFDDVVRKMVGRELTDRFPERTSKPGGVVLEVKNASKKGQFKNANFSVRAGEIIGFSGLMGSGRTEMMRTLFGLESLDQGEIWVKGQKVTIRNPNDAMQAGIGFVTEDRKDEGLVLDFSIRDNMVLTNLYSFAPKGVIIDKKEQEFVDMLIKRLHIKTQSSSTLVRNLSGGNQQKVVIAKWIGIGLSVLILDEPTRGVDVGAKREIYQLMNELTERGVAIIMVSSELPEVLGMSDRIVVVHEGEISGELTQQEATQEKIMTLATGGQ, from the coding sequence ATGCACATTACGATGAAAGATATTCATAAGTCTTTTGGCGCTAACCGAGTATTGACCGGTGTGGATTTTGAACTCAAGGACGGTGAAGTCCATGCCCTGATGGGTGAGAATGGCGCAGGTAAGTCTACACTCATGAATATTCTGATTGGTCTGCACCAACGTGACCAAGGAACGATTCGTATAGATGATCAGGAGAAATACTTTACGAATCCCAAAGAGGCAGAACAATATGGAATTGCATTTATCCATCAGGAGCTAAATGTGTGGCCGGATATGACGGTTCTGGATAATCTGTTTATTGGCAAGGAACGAACATCCAAATTCGGCCTGTTAAATAGGAAAGAGATGAAAGCGTTAGCAAATGAACAGTTTGCTAAGCTCTCTGTGACCATTCCTTTGAACCAAGAGGCGGGGGAATGTTCGGTAGGTGAAAAACAAATGATTGAGATAGCTAAAGCGCTTATGACACATGCAAAAGTTATTGTCATGGACGAGCCCACCGCTGCATTAACCGAGAGAGAAATACAGAAACTATTCGAAGTCATTGCCTCACTGAAGAAAGAAGGCGTCTCTATCGTCTATATTTCGCACCGGATGGAAGAGATTTTTACGATATGTGATCGAATCACCGTTATGCGGGACGGGAAAACCGTAGACACGAAGCCCATTCCTGAGACTAATTTTGACGATGTAGTTCGGAAGATGGTAGGTCGTGAATTAACAGATCGGTTCCCTGAGCGAACTTCTAAACCTGGAGGAGTTGTTCTTGAAGTTAAGAATGCTTCAAAGAAAGGCCAATTTAAAAATGCTAATTTCTCAGTACGAGCTGGTGAAATCATAGGATTCTCCGGATTAATGGGATCAGGACGTACAGAAATGATGAGAACCTTATTCGGATTGGAATCACTAGATCAGGGTGAAATCTGGGTGAAGGGACAGAAGGTTACCATTCGAAATCCCAATGATGCTATGCAGGCTGGAATCGGCTTCGTTACAGAGGACCGCAAAGATGAGGGGTTAGTCCTTGATTTCTCGATTCGAGATAATATGGTGCTGACGAATTTATATAGCTTTGCCCCCAAGGGCGTAATCATTGATAAGAAAGAACAAGAATTTGTGGACATGCTCATTAAGCGGCTACACATCAAAACGCAGTCCTCATCGACTTTGGTGCGAAATTTATCTGGAGGTAATCAACAAAAAGTAGTTATCGCCAAATGGATTGGTATTGGCCTCAGTGTTCTTATCCTCGATGAACCTACACGCGGTGTCGACGTAGGGGCAAAACGGGAGATCTATCAGTTAATGAACGAATTAACCGAACGTGGCGTCGCCATTATTATGGTATCCTCAGAACTCCCTGAAGTCCTAGGGATGAGTGACCGCATCGTAGTTGTTCATGAAGGGGAAATCAGTGGAGAACTTACACAACAAGAAGCTACGCAAGAAAAAATCATGACGTTAGCTACAGGGGGGCAATAG
- the rbsD gene encoding D-ribose pyranase, whose translation MKKHGILNSHISKVLTDLGHTDTIVIADVGLPVPPGVPKIDLAIKLGVPSFQDIVDIISEDMVIEKVIVAEELATDNKATSQYLNNKFKEIPIEAYSHEQFKQLTQQAKVIIRTGEAKPYANCILQAGVYFG comes from the coding sequence ATGAAGAAACACGGGATATTAAACAGCCATATTTCCAAAGTGCTTACGGATTTAGGTCACACCGATACAATTGTCATCGCAGACGTTGGGCTTCCAGTTCCACCTGGTGTTCCGAAGATTGATCTCGCGATTAAACTAGGGGTTCCTAGTTTCCAAGATATCGTTGATATCATTTCAGAGGATATGGTCATCGAAAAGGTAATTGTGGCAGAAGAATTAGCTACGGACAATAAAGCTACTTCTCAATACTTAAATAATAAGTTTAAGGAAATACCCATAGAAGCGTATTCACATGAGCAATTTAAACAACTAACCCAGCAAGCTAAGGTTATTATTCGCACGGGTGAAGCTAAGCCGTATGCAAACTGCATTCTGCAAGCCGGGGTCTATTTTGGATAA